Proteins from a genomic interval of Centroberyx gerrardi isolate f3 chromosome 23, fCenGer3.hap1.cur.20231027, whole genome shotgun sequence:
- the serpine1 gene encoding plasminogen activator inhibitor 1, with product MLCAYAFLLLCLSSAGLGSLQEKQTDFGLKVFSQLVQDSAEENVAFSPYGVASVLGMAQLGAGGNTRRALTAAMGFSLQVRGMSRQQRLLQRDVSSEEGVEVASGVMVERKMSLEKGYRRALMKAFQTDPHQVDFTRPDQALGIINAWVSDHTAGAIPEFLPSGSLTDETRLVLLNALHFQGLWKVPFDLKLTQERMFHCANGSTVPVPMMRLTNRFNYGEFVSTDGVDYDVIEVPYEGDSLSMLLVSPFEPEVPVSALSKELSSQKIQQWRAKLRNVKRQLAMPRFTLDSEVNLKTTLTNMGLGAMFNLATADFTRITTDERLCVSKVLQRVKIEVNEEGTKGAAATAAVLFSRMAVEEITLDRPFLFLIQHKATGAVLFMGQFNQPQQH from the exons ATGCTGTGCGCGTAcgctttccttttgctgtgtcTGAGCAGCGCTGGGCTGGGCAGCCTgcaggagaaacagacagacttTGGCCTGAAGGTTTTctcccagctggtccaggaCTCTGCGGAGGAGAACGTGGCCTTCTCCCCCTACGGCGTGGCCTCTGTCCTGGGCATGGCTCAGCTTGGCGCTGGGGGAAACACCCGCAGGGCCTTAACTGCTGCCATGGGCTTTTCTCTGCAAG TGCGCGGGATGTCTCGGCAGCAGCGTCTTCTGCAGCGGGATGTTTCCAGTGAGGAGGGCGTGGAGGTGGCCAGTGGGGTGAtggtggagaggaagatgagccTGGAGAAGGGATACCGTCGGGCCCTGATGAAGGCCTTCCAGACCGACCCTCACCAGGTCGACTTCACTAGGCCAGACCAGGCACTCGGCATCATCAACGCCTGGGTCTCGGACCACACTGCAG GTGCCATCCCTGAGTTCTTGCCGTCTGGCTCCCTGACTGACGAGACCCGTCTGGTCCTCCTCAATGCCCTCCACTTCCAGGGCTTGTGGAAGGTTCCCTTTGACCTAAAACTGACACAGGAGAGGATGTTCCACTGTGCCAATGGCAGCACTGTGCCAGTGCCCATGATGAGGCTCACCAATCGCTTCAACTATG GCGAGTTTGTGTCTACTGACGGTGTGGACTACGATGTCATCGAGGTCCCGTACGAGGGTGACTCACTGAGCATGCTCCTGGTGTCGCCCTTCGAGCCCGAGGTGCCAGTGAGCGCGCTCAGTAAGGAGCTGAGCAGCCAGAAGATTCAGCAGTGGAGGGCGAAGCTGAGGAACGTCAAGCGACAGCTGGCTATGCCCAG GTTCACCCTGGACTCTGAGGTGAATTTGAAGACGACTCTGACCAACATGGGTCTGGGAGCCATGTTCAACCTGGCTACCGCCGACTTCACACGCATCACCA CTGATGaaaggctgtgtgtgtccaAGGTTCTGCAGAGGGTGAAGATTGAGGTGAACGAGGAGGGAACCAAGGGGGCAGCAGCAACAG ctgctgtgttgttttctcGCATGGCGGTGGAGGAGATCACTCTGGACCgacctttcctcttcctcatccagCACAAAGCCACAG GTGCTGTTCTGTTCATGGGTCAGTTCAACCAGCCACAGCAACACTAA